AACGATTTCTCTGCTTACTATCTGCGTGCCAGAGGTGATAAACAGTATGCTGAAACTCTGTTGAAGCAGAAAGTGAACAATGGTCTGAGAACCAACTTCGGTTCGCGTACCATTAAGGAAATCGTTTCGGGTGAGCGTAGTGAGCTGATGGAAGAAGCACTGGTACAGGCATCTGAAAGTGCCCAGGAACTGGGTATTGAAGTACTGGACGTGCGCGTGAAGCAAATTAACCTGCCGAACGAAGTTAGTAACTCTATCTTCCAGCGGATGCGTGCTGAGCGTACTGCTGTGGCCAAAGAGCACCGTTCAGAAGGTCAGGAAAAGGCTGAGATCATTCGTGCTGAAGTTGACCGCCGAGTAACGGTTATGCTGGCAGATGCGGAACGTAATGCACGTGCCGTACGTGGTCAGGGTGATGCCCAGGCTGCGAAAATTTATGCTGACGCCTACAACAAAGATCCGGAGTTCTTCGGTTTTGTTCGCTCGCTGGAAGCATATAAAAATACCTTCACCAGCAAAGGTGATGTCATGGTATTGTCACCAGACAGCGAGTTCTTCGATTACATGAAGAACAAGAAAGGTGAATAATCCCATCTTCGATTGACATCAATAACATGGTGTCAATTGGTATAAAAAACCTCGCAGTAGCGGGGTTTTTTACATTTTAGTGATGGCTATTCTCTGTCGCTGACGACACCCCTTGATCAGATAAGATAAAGAAAACCGCCTAAATTCATCAGGATCCCGGCGAGTGCGGAAAAAATAGCCGTAATGGGGTGTTTTGAACGGGCTTTTCTGATAAAATCTGCGCCTAATTTTTTCTAAGTGATTTTGCAATGGGTAAAAACGTCGTTGTATTGGGCACCCAGTGGGGTGACGAAGGTAAAGGTAAGGTTGTAGACCTGCTGACAGATAAGGCTTCTTTGGTTGTTCGCTATCAGGGCGGACATAATGCGGGCCACACACTGGTGATCAACGGTGAAAAAACCGTTCTGCACCTTATCCCGTCTGGCATTCTGCGTGATAACGTAAAATGTATTATCGGTAACGGTGTGGTATTGGCACCAGACGCGCTAATGAAAGAAGTACGCATGCTGGAAGAGCGTGGCGTACCAGTTCGTGAACGTTTGTTGATCAGTGAAGCTTGTCCGTTGATCTTGCCTTACCATGTTGCTTTGGATCAGGCACGTGAATTGGCACGTGGTAACAAAGCAATCGGTACAACAGGACGTGGTATCGGCCCTGCTTATGAAGATAAAGTAGCGCGTCGTGGCCTGCGTGTTGGCGATTTGTTCAACCCTGAACAGTTTGCAGCTAAGCTCAAAGAAGTGCTTGAGTACCATAACTTCAGCCTGGTTAACTACTACAAAGTAGACCCAGTTGACTTCCAGAAGACCTATGATGAAGCAATGGAAATTGCTCAAATCCTGAAGTCTATGGTTGTCGACGTAACCGAGCTGTTGGACCAAACGCGTCTGAAGGGCGATAACATCCTGTTTGAAGGCGCTCAGGGTACCCTGCTTGATATTGACCATGGTACATACCCTTATGTAACCTCGTCTAATACCACAGCCGGTGGTGTTGCGACTGGTGCTGGTTTTGGTCCTTTGCACTTGGACTATGTACTGGGTATCGTAAAAGCTTACACCACACGTGTTGGTTCAGGCCCGTTCCCGACAGAGCTTTACGACGGTCAGGACAAGCAAGATCCAGTTGGTAAACACCTTGGTGAGAAAGGCCACGAGTTTGGTGCTACCACAGGTCGCCTGCGTCGCACTGGTTGGTTTGATGCCGTTGCAATGCGTCGTGCAATCCAGATCAACAGCATTTCAGGTTTCTGTCTGACTAAACTGGATGTACTGGATGGTCTTGAAACTATCAAGATCTGTACTGGTTACCAGTTGGAAGATGGCACGGTAACGAACGTGACACCTCTGGCTGCTGAAGGCTACGAGAAAGTCACGCCAGTCTACGAAGAGATGCCTGGCTGGTCAGAAAACACCTTTGGTGCAACGACGGTTGAAGCGCTGCCAGAAGCCGCTGTTAACTACATCAAGCGCCTTGAGGAACTGACTGGTGTACCAATCGACATCATTTCAACCGGCCCGGACCGCGTTGAAACTATGATTGTTCGCAACCCATTCGGCGAATAAGCATTAAAAATAAAAAAAGCTGCTACGGCAGCTTTTTTTATGTCTGCAATACCACATCATATCTTCCAAGCCTGCGCTGTGGCACATTTATTGTATAATTAATCTCAATGTGTCATTGGTACGTATTGAATATGAACAAGCAACTAAGCATGATATCTGCGCTAATTGTAAGCACTTGCTTACTTGTTAGCCCAGGCTCTAAAAGTGAAGAGGCGATAGAGGCTGTCCCCTTATACAGTCAGGCAGAGTTACTGGAATTGATCGGCCGTAATGCCCATCTGAAGCGCGTGAAAGACGATGAATGTCAGCTGGTTCAGGATATTGAAGCCCGCGCCGAAATAATGGCGCTGCCCTCCTACCAGTTTCTGTATGGCGATATGCTGGCCTACGCGGTCTGTGTAGAGCGCAATGTGGAACTTGGCTTATATTATATGCGTAAGGCTGCTGAACAGGGGTTAGCACCGGCGCTGGAGCAACTTGGCCGCTATTATGACCTGGGCAAACTGGTGCAGATGGATAAGCGTATGGCTGTCACTTATTTGCGTGAAGCGTCCGTGTTGGGCAATTTGAAAGCCCAGTTACGTCTGGTCGACTTGTTTAATAAAGGCTATGGCAGCCCAAGGGATTATGAGGATGCTTATCGCTGGCTATTCCATGCGGCCGTTGCCGATAAAAAGCTGCATAAGCGCATTGAAACCGCCCTGGCGTTGCTGGCGCAGAAAATGCCGGACAGCGTGGTAAAGCGTGCCCGGCTACCTATGTAAAGCTGAAGCGCCTTAGTCGCCGAGTTTTTCTCCTATAGGCGCTTCTTTTTGCGCCGGATCTCTGAGTACTGACAGCTTAGGCGGTTGCAGTGCCAGAACGCGCTCCCCGCTGCCTGGTGCGTTTTTCATATCTGGTGTAAATGGCCGCACGGGCAAACCATCGTCGTTTTTGCCGGCTTCTCCAATGATAAACAGGGGAATGGCTTCTTTGTTTACTTCCTGATATTGCGACCAGGTGAACTCTTCTGACAGCCTGGTTGCGCTGACTTTGCCGCCTTTGGCCATCATGCTGCTTAATTTGGCATAGTTACCTTCATCGCCAAACAGCAATTGACGCGATAAGAAAGTGGCACTGTCTTTATTTGCTTTGGCATGGTTGGTTGAGGATTTGAGAGAAAATACATTCTGCTCGCCCAGCAGATGCGAGAAATATTGCACACCAAGCGCATTATGATGTCGGTTGGGAGAAAGCGCCATCACTGATTTCAGGCTGGTTAAGGGCAGGTAACGCTCCGCGTGCTCGGATTGCGGGTTACCGTAGTAACAGGGCAGTCCGTCCATCCGTGCCATTTTACAGTTTTCCCACGCCGGATCTGACAGGTAAACATCGACATTTTGCTCTGTGAGCCCTTTGGCGATGGCGCGTGATACGTGATTCGCACCTATGAGTAATAAGGTGTTGGGCGCGGGCTGGCGAACTTTGAGCAGGCGTGCCAGAGGGGTCGCTGTCAGGCTTTGTAAGATCACCGTGACAATGATCACCATAAAGATCAATGGCACCATTTTGTTGGCGTCGGGATAACCTGATTGCATCATACTCAATGCGAATACGGAGCCGACCGCCGCAGCAACAATGCCGCGTGGCGCGATCCAGGCAAGTATCAGTCGGGAACGCAGTGGCAGATCACTACCAAAGGTTGATACAGCAATACTCAGGGGGCGGGCGACAAACAGCACAATAGCCAGAAAGATGAACACGTCGCTATCAAGCAGCATGAGGTCTTCCAGTTGCAGCCGTGCAGCGAGCAGAATGAACAGACTCGAGATTAGGATCATGGATAAATCTTCTTTGAACTCAAGCACCGAATCGATTTCCAGGTCGTCCTGATTGGCAAGCCAAATGCCAAAAATGGTCACGGCCAGCAGGCCGGATTCGTGGCTCAGGTGATTGGCCAGGGTAAAGCTGAACAGCACCAATGCCAGAATACCAAACTTATGCAGCTCATAGGGGAGCCACTCGCGCCGAATGATAGTCGTCGTAAGCCAGCCTGCCACAATCCCCACAGAGGTCCCCACACCCAGCGTTGAAAACAGCGCCAGTATGGTATGGCTGAACACGGCAGCTTCTCCCACCTGGTTCACCGCCTCGAACACCAAAACGGCGAACAATGCGCCTATGGGGTCGATAACAATGCCTTCCCAGCGCAGGATCCGATCAATGTCTTTTTGTGGCCGCATGGCGTTGAGCATGGGGGCTATTACTGTTGGGCCTGTAACCACCAATACCGCGCCCAGTACTGCTGCCACTCGCCAGTCCAGTTCTAACAGCCAGATAGCGCTGGCGGTGAGAATGATAAATGTGGTGAGCATCCCTATCGAGCATAAATTTCTGACGACTTTGCCAATTCCTTTAAGCTCGTGAAAGTGTAACGTCAATGCCCCTTCAAATAAGATAATGGCAACAGACAGGGAGACCACAGGAAACAGTAGATCGCCCAGCAGTTGATCCGGTTGAAGCTGACCAGATATAGGGCCAAGTAACAGACCCGTAAGTAGTAAAAACAAAATAGCCGGTACCCGACAAACCCAGGCAAGCCATTGGGCTAAAACAGAAAATAATGCAATCCCGGCAATATAAATAGCTGACATAGCTGCTCCCACAAGTTGGGGTAAATGTAATTATAGTGTTTGCTTGGTTATAGCACAGTCAAACAACAAATAAAGTGTTAGTTCTGCTCGAACTAGCAACAAGCATGACTTTTTTACAGTGTGTCCATTCAATAAATGATGCTGATTTTTGGTCATAATATGGTGATATTTATAGACTATCAATTGTACTTATGGCGACTATAAACCGCCTATATCTGCTAGGGTTGCAATTTGAACTGGATCCGCGTTATGGTAATAAGCGTTTATTCGAGCGGGCTGCGTGCCCATCATCAATCTATCTACCCATGTGCGCAATTATTCATTGCGATCAGGCCTTTTTTGCCACACCAAACCATGGTGAGCCTGCAAAAAACGGCTCGACCAGCAGAGCATGTCTCTCAGGTCACAATCAATCTTTCTTAGTTTTCGCAGCCACAGTTGCTTGTTAGTACTGAATAGTTCAGTGCGTGCATGTCAGAGGTCTGTCTGTTTGCCGTTTCGAAATGTATGCTGTATTTGTGTGAGTGGGTATTTCGAAGCCGTTGTTATCTTATCTTTTGTGGTCGCGTAAGCTGACAAAGAGGTGTTGTAGTATCAACCAGGGTGCTGCGCGCATGAGGATAATGTAAAACGGAAAAAACATGTCAATTGAAACATCTCAACGCATCGTGATAAAAATCGGCAGTGCGTTAATTGCGCCAGAGCAGGATGGCTGTCGCTCTCGTTACCTGCTGAACATTGCTCAGTTCATCGTTCAGTGCCGTGCCAAAGGCAAAGAAGTGCTACTGGTGTCATCCGGCGCCGTGGCCGCAGGGTCGCATTTGTTTAAGAACAAAGATAAAAGTTCGGTGGCGGTAAAAAAGGCCATGGCAGCAGCGGGGCAGACTGAAATGATCTCGACCTGGGAGCGTTTTTTTGACTTTCCTTCAGCCCAGTTATTGCTAACCCATGGTGATTTACGAGACCGTGACCGATACAACAGTATTCGTGAAACATTGTTCACTTTACTGGAGCAAGGGATCTTGCCTATTATCAACGAGAATGATGCGGTGACAACAGATGATTTAAAGGTTGGTGATAACGACAATTTGTCAGCCATGGTTGCAGCGGCAGCAGATGCAGACTGCCTGATCATTTGTTCAGATGTGAATGGCTTGTATGACAAAGATCCGAATAAAAACGCGGATGCCAGGTTGTTAGATACGGTGGGTGAACTCACCCCGGAGATCTATGCAATGACGGGCGGCCCGACCAGCAGTGTTGGCACCGGAGGCATGAAAACTAAGTTACAGGCGGCGGAAAAAGCCACCTCTCACGGTATTGTCACTTATATCGTAAACGGGTTTAACGAAGATACCTTCACCGAATTACTCAATGGTGCTAATCCGGGAACGCGTTTTCTGCCTTATGACACACCGATGCAAGAAGCGCTGCATTGGATGACACACACCGCGTCAGAGCAGGGAGAATTGATTGTTGAATCCGGCCAGTTTGATGCACTGAGCTGTGATGATATCGTTGCTGTCAATGGTGACTTTTCAGCGGGAGAAACCGTACTGGTCAGGAGCGAAGATGGTCAGAAGCTGGCAAAAGCAAACTGTAATTACAGCAGCTGTTTGCTTAATTTTATTGCCCAGCAGGATAAAGACATAGTGACCGAACAGGTTCAGAATAGTATCGGGCCTGTTATCTCACAAAATGATATTGCCGTATTTGAGGAAAGAAATTCATGAGCTTAATTACAGACATTGCACATAATGCCGCACAGGCGGCGAAAACTCTGGCGCTATTATCCAGCACCCAAAAAGACGCGGTATTGCGTGGTATGGCGGGCGCGCTCAGAGCCAATATGGATGCAATCATTGATGCTAACCAACAGGACTTGGCGGCGGCACGTGATAATCAGTTGCCAGCTGCCATGGTTGATCGCCTGACACTCACGCCAGAGCGTATTGAAGATATGGCACAGGGAATTGAAACCATTATTGAGTTACCCGATCCGGTTGGTACAGTGCGTGATTTAGGCTCACGACCCAATGGCATTGAGATCAGGAAAATGCGGGTGCCTCTTGGCGTCGTTTGTATGATTTATGAAGCTCGTCCAAACGTGACAGCAGATGCCGGTGCTTTGTGCTTTAAATCGGGCAATGGGGTGATCCTACGTGGTGGTAAAGAGGCACTGCAAAGCTCGCTTGCCATTGCCTCTGTGTTACATACCGTGCTGGAGGCTCATGATCTGCCTAAGGCTTTGATTAGTGTGATACCCGATCCGGACCGCAGCCTGATGATGGAGCTGATGCAGCAAAAAGACTACATTGACCTGATCATCCCACGCGGTGGTGAAGGCCTGATCCAGTTTGTGACTCAAAACAGTACTGTGCCAGTGATCCAGCATTTTAAAGGGGTATGTCATTTGTATGTCGATAAGGATGCGGATCTTGATAAGGCGCTGCAATTGCTACTTAACGGTAAAACCCAGCGCACCGGCGTGTGTAACGCACTTGAGGGGCTGATTGTCCATCAGGACATTGCTGAGCAGTTTTTACCACAAGCCGCAGAGGCTTTGCAGCAGCGCGGTGTTAAGATCAATGCTGATCAGGCGAGTGCCGGCTACTTCGACAATGCTACAGTGCTAGCGGATGATGAGTTTGGTGAAGAGTACCTGAGCCTGGAGATTGCCATTAAACAAGTGGCTGATTTCAGGGCGGCTGTGGCACACATCGACCGCTTTGGCAGTCATCACACCGAAGTGATCTGTACGCAGGATAGGCAGACTGCGGACTTATTTCAGCGCAGCGTTGATGCTTCGGTGGTCATGGTGAATGCTTCATCACGGTTCAGCGATGGCGGTCAGCTTGGGTTGGGCGCTGAAATCGGTATTGCAACAACAAAATTGCATGCCTATGGTCCGATGGGACTGGAATCACTGACGACTGAAAAATACCTGGTGAATGGCGACGGCCAGATCAGAAATTGATTTTTATGGGTTCAAGGATGACCCAGTACACAGTTTAATTTGCTGATAACAAACAGATTAAAGATAAAGAGAGACATAAAAGAAAGGCGGAAAGTGGTGGAGCTAAGCAGGATCGAACTGCTGACCTCCTGCGTGCAAGGCAGGCGCTCTCCCAGCTGAGCTATAGCCCCACTTCCGGTGTCGATTTGACGGTGAGAATTTAAAACATTTCGCTACTCAGCGTCAAGTCTTGGTCATAAAAAACTTGCCAAATAACCGCGTTGCTTTGATACACTGGGCAAAAAATACAGAGAAATTTATGATACGTGCGAGTCTACTGCTTGGCGCCGTACTACTGCTCAGTGCTTGTAGCAGTAAGCCAGAGGGGCCACTTCTGGAAGTCGAAAGTCAACAACTACATCAACGCGTTAATGCGAAAGGGCAGGACGAGTTTGCGTTTGTCGTCACTGTTAAAGCCACCCCGCAAATGAATTTGGATACCAGTAAGCCGGTATCCCGACGTGATTTAAAGCGCTTCGCGGATCAGCAAAGAGTCGAAGACTCGTCTGAGATGAAACTCAAACTGGAAGACGAAGCGGTTGTCAGGCTTAAAAAAGCACTCAGTGATGCCCGTTACTGTGAGTCCGGCTACAAGATAGAGCAGGTGTTTTGGCGCGACCGCAGCGTGCAGTTACGTGGTATTTGTCAATGAGCACGCTGACAGTCTCTCAATTGGCGGCGTTGCTTCATAAGTTGGACATCATTTACCAGGCTTATCAGCATCCCCCTCTGGCAACCTGTCAGGATGCTGATAAATTGGCCCTTGAACGCAGCGGCACACGCCTGAAAAACCTCTTTTTACGCGACAATTATGGCCGACAACATATTTTGTTGATCACCACAGCAGATAAACAAATTGACCTTAAGGCTTTGTCTAAACAACAAGATTTATCCCGGATCGGGTTTGCTTCTGATAGTCGGCTGCAGCAATATTTAGGGATAAAACCAGGCTGTGTCTCTGCGCTGGCGGTTGCCAATGACCCAGAGCAGCAAGTCCAGCTATGGCTGGATGAGGCGCTGAGTGACGCGGTACTGTGGCAATGTCATCCTTTCGAAAATGACAAAACCTGGGTGCTGTCTTTAGCTGATTTAACGCGTTTCTGGCAGCATACTGGTCATCAACCTGTGTGGCTGACCGTGCCAGAGCGAGTCGTGACAGTGTGACCCAGGCTACGACGATTTGTGTATCAGGCTCGCTTTTTCCGGCTCTGTTTGGCAGTAATTCCGCCACACCAGCAGCAAACCGCCGCTACACACAAACAGCAACGTAAGCAGAAAATAAACCAGCCCCCAGCGCTGGTAAATGATGCCTGGCAGATAAGAGCCCAGCGCGCCGCCACAATAGTAAAAAGACACGTAGGCACCATTGGTTACCGTGGCTTCGGCTTTACTGAGTTGATTAGCCAGGGGAGCTGCACTGGCATGGATCATAAACATGCAGGCGCAAAACACAGTAAACAGCACTAGAAACAGCCAAAAGTGATGCCACAGCATGCCCAAAATGGTCAGGCAGTACAAAGCAAACAGGCCACTGAGGATCTGCCACATACTGGTCGATAACTTACTGAGCAGTGGGGTCGACAAAGACAAACACGCGCCGATCAGATACCCCGTATAAACCCATCCAATCAGGCGAGGGTCGCTTATCTGATAGTCATTGCTGAGAATGAAAGGCAGATAGTTGAGCAGCGCTGCAAAGCAAAAAAACATACAAAATACCGCGCCATAGAGGCTCAACAGATTTGCCTGTTTCAAGGGCTTGAGATAAGCCAGTGGATGATTTGCCTGACTACTCACCGCCTGAGCACGCGTTGGATTGATCCTCCATGCCAGCAACACAAGCATCACAGCATTGAGCAGATAAAAGCTTTGCCAGTTGAACCACACGGCAAAGTTGGCAGCCAGTGTACGACCCAGATAGCCGCCAACTATGGTGCTGCCAATGTACCAGCTCATCGTGCGTTTGAGCTGGGTGTGTTGATAGGTACGTCCCAGGTATCCTGTCATGGCGGTCAGTGCAGCCGGGAGTAGCAACCCTTCAGCAAAGCGTATTGCAAGCATCCACTGAAAGTGCCCGCTGAGCGCAAACCCAACGCAACACAGTGCCAGCAGCAACATCACGACTTTGATGATCTTCAGTGGATTACGTTTCGTAAATAATAACCCGTAGCATATGGGCGCAATCGCCAGCGGCAGCATAGTCACTGACATAAGCATGCCAGATTTTGCTGGTGTTATCTGATACTGGTGTGCAAACACCGACAATAACGGCTGGGGTGCGTACAAAACGCAAAAAATGGCGACGGAGCACAACAACAAGTGCGGCAGAGACATAACGCATCCACAATGACCAAATAGCGCTCAAATTATGCCTGTCAGACAATGGAATTGCGAAGCCAATTAGAGAAAACTTGCGGTAAATCATATTTTTTAGTTCAGACTCTGCTAGATTTTTGGCTAATAAAATTTTTCTTCCGTATCGGCCAGCAGCAGTGGTCAAATTCGTCTACTGCGTTAAAATAGCGTCAGTCTAGATTTATGGAGTGGCATTATGGGATCTCTACAAGATCAACTTTTGAAAGCGGGCCTGACCACCGAGCACAAAGCGAAAATTGCGAAGAGTGAAAAGCGCAAATCTCAGAAGAAAAAGAAAAAGAAAGGTGCAACCAGCGACGTCAGCGATCTGCAAAAACACATTGAGCAAACCAAACAGGCACAACAGCAAAAAGCCGAAGAGCAGAATAAGGCTAAGCAGGCTGAGCTAAAAGAGCGTGAACAGGTAGCCCGGGTTAAGCAAATTCTGGAACACCATAACCAGGAAGAAATTCGTGGCAACGTGACCTTTAACTTTACTTATGAAAGCAAAGTTAAAGAGCTGGACGTGAATGCCCAGACGCAGCAAGCTTTGGCGAAAGGCCGACTGGCGATATGCGTACTTGAAGGCCAGTTCTACGTGTTACAGGATGAACCGGCTCGTAAGATTGCCGAAGTCGATGAAAAGTACATTGTCTTCCACGTGGAAGATGGCCAGAGTGATAAGGACGAAGACGATCCTTATGCAGACTTCGAAGTGCCTGATGATCTGATTTGGTAGGTACCCTGGCTGCACCCATATGCTCACCGTCATCGGCGTATGGATAACAGTGCGGCATAGACTACACTTGAATTGATCCGTTATATTAGAAGAGAAAAGATATGAGCAAGATGAAACAATTAATGTTAGCCAGTGGCCTGGCCGTTGCTGCGCTTTCTGCCGGTACAGCCAGTGCTGCCGATGGTAAGGCTTTGTACACGGCGAAGATGTGTCAGACCTGTCATGGCGCAGAAGGTAAAGCACCTATCATGCCTTTGTATCCTAAACTGGCCGGGCAGAATAAAGAATATTTGCTGGCTCAGATGAAAGACATTAAATCTGGCGCGCGTAGCAATGGCATGTCAGCAGCCATGAAAGCCATGACTGCGAACGTGTCTGATGCAGAGCTGGAAGCCATTGCCGATTACCTGTCTAAACTATAGTAGGCTGGCAACATTAAAAAAAACCACCGCTTGCCGGTGGTTTTTTGATCCACATCGACGATTATGCTTTCTCCCGGATTGAATCATTGCATCCCGGAGGTGAGTGTTTTAGACTTCTATACATCCAAATTACATTGGGCTTTATAACAAAAGGAACAGCCATGTTTGAATTGCCGAAACTCAATCTTAAAGACAAAGTCAGTGAGCAAGAGTGGCGACTGCGTGTTGA
This genomic window from Pseudoalteromonas rubra contains:
- the hflC gene encoding protease modulator HflC, with translation MKNMTVVGLIIAAFLAFSSVFVVTEGQRAIVLLFSKVQKDSQDNAVVYEPGLHLKVPFFSQVRRIDARIQTLDGAPDRFVTSEKKDLIVDSFVKWRVNDFSAYYLRARGDKQYAETLLKQKVNNGLRTNFGSRTIKEIVSGERSELMEEALVQASESAQELGIEVLDVRVKQINLPNEVSNSIFQRMRAERTAVAKEHRSEGQEKAEIIRAEVDRRVTVMLADAERNARAVRGQGDAQAAKIYADAYNKDPEFFGFVRSLEAYKNTFTSKGDVMVLSPDSEFFDYMKNKKGE
- a CDS encoding adenylosuccinate synthase is translated as MGKNVVVLGTQWGDEGKGKVVDLLTDKASLVVRYQGGHNAGHTLVINGEKTVLHLIPSGILRDNVKCIIGNGVVLAPDALMKEVRMLEERGVPVRERLLISEACPLILPYHVALDQARELARGNKAIGTTGRGIGPAYEDKVARRGLRVGDLFNPEQFAAKLKEVLEYHNFSLVNYYKVDPVDFQKTYDEAMEIAQILKSMVVDVTELLDQTRLKGDNILFEGAQGTLLDIDHGTYPYVTSSNTTAGGVATGAGFGPLHLDYVLGIVKAYTTRVGSGPFPTELYDGQDKQDPVGKHLGEKGHEFGATTGRLRRTGWFDAVAMRRAIQINSISGFCLTKLDVLDGLETIKICTGYQLEDGTVTNVTPLAAEGYEKVTPVYEEMPGWSENTFGATTVEALPEAAVNYIKRLEELTGVPIDIISTGPDRVETMIVRNPFGE
- a CDS encoding tetratricopeptide repeat protein yields the protein MISALIVSTCLLVSPGSKSEEAIEAVPLYSQAELLELIGRNAHLKRVKDDECQLVQDIEARAEIMALPSYQFLYGDMLAYAVCVERNVELGLYYMRKAAEQGLAPALEQLGRYYDLGKLVQMDKRMAVTYLREASVLGNLKAQLRLVDLFNKGYGSPRDYEDAYRWLFHAAVADKKLHKRIETALALLAQKMPDSVVKRARLPM
- a CDS encoding cation:proton antiporter, with translation MSAIYIAGIALFSVLAQWLAWVCRVPAILFLLLTGLLLGPISGQLQPDQLLGDLLFPVVSLSVAIILFEGALTLHFHELKGIGKVVRNLCSIGMLTTFIILTASAIWLLELDWRVAAVLGAVLVVTGPTVIAPMLNAMRPQKDIDRILRWEGIVIDPIGALFAVLVFEAVNQVGEAAVFSHTILALFSTLGVGTSVGIVAGWLTTTIIRREWLPYELHKFGILALVLFSFTLANHLSHESGLLAVTIFGIWLANQDDLEIDSVLEFKEDLSMILISSLFILLAARLQLEDLMLLDSDVFIFLAIVLFVARPLSIAVSTFGSDLPLRSRLILAWIAPRGIVAAAVGSVFALSMMQSGYPDANKMVPLIFMVIIVTVILQSLTATPLARLLKVRQPAPNTLLLIGANHVSRAIAKGLTEQNVDVYLSDPAWENCKMARMDGLPCYYGNPQSEHAERYLPLTSLKSVMALSPNRHHNALGVQYFSHLLGEQNVFSLKSSTNHAKANKDSATFLSRQLLFGDEGNYAKLSSMMAKGGKVSATRLSEEFTWSQYQEVNKEAIPLFIIGEAGKNDDGLPVRPFTPDMKNAPGSGERVLALQPPKLSVLRDPAQKEAPIGEKLGD
- the proB gene encoding glutamate 5-kinase produces the protein MSIETSQRIVIKIGSALIAPEQDGCRSRYLLNIAQFIVQCRAKGKEVLLVSSGAVAAGSHLFKNKDKSSVAVKKAMAAAGQTEMISTWERFFDFPSAQLLLTHGDLRDRDRYNSIRETLFTLLEQGILPIINENDAVTTDDLKVGDNDNLSAMVAAAADADCLIICSDVNGLYDKDPNKNADARLLDTVGELTPEIYAMTGGPTSSVGTGGMKTKLQAAEKATSHGIVTYIVNGFNEDTFTELLNGANPGTRFLPYDTPMQEALHWMTHTASEQGELIVESGQFDALSCDDIVAVNGDFSAGETVLVRSEDGQKLAKANCNYSSCLLNFIAQQDKDIVTEQVQNSIGPVISQNDIAVFEERNS
- a CDS encoding glutamate-5-semialdehyde dehydrogenase, with product MSLITDIAHNAAQAAKTLALLSSTQKDAVLRGMAGALRANMDAIIDANQQDLAAARDNQLPAAMVDRLTLTPERIEDMAQGIETIIELPDPVGTVRDLGSRPNGIEIRKMRVPLGVVCMIYEARPNVTADAGALCFKSGNGVILRGGKEALQSSLAIASVLHTVLEAHDLPKALISVIPDPDRSLMMELMQQKDYIDLIIPRGGEGLIQFVTQNSTVPVIQHFKGVCHLYVDKDADLDKALQLLLNGKTQRTGVCNALEGLIVHQDIAEQFLPQAAEALQQRGVKINADQASAGYFDNATVLADDEFGEEYLSLEIAIKQVADFRAAVAHIDRFGSHHTEVICTQDRQTADLFQRSVDASVVMVNASSRFSDGGQLGLGAEIGIATTKLHAYGPMGLESLTTEKYLVNGDGQIRN
- a CDS encoding prolyl-tRNA synthetase associated domain-containing protein — protein: MSTLTVSQLAALLHKLDIIYQAYQHPPLATCQDADKLALERSGTRLKNLFLRDNYGRQHILLITTADKQIDLKALSKQQDLSRIGFASDSRLQQYLGIKPGCVSALAVANDPEQQVQLWLDEALSDAVLWQCHPFENDKTWVLSLADLTRFWQHTGHQPVWLTVPERVVTV
- a CDS encoding MFS transporter → MSLPHLLLCSVAIFCVLYAPQPLLSVFAHQYQITPAKSGMLMSVTMLPLAIAPICYGLLFTKRNPLKIIKVVMLLLALCCVGFALSGHFQWMLAIRFAEGLLLPAALTAMTGYLGRTYQHTQLKRTMSWYIGSTIVGGYLGRTLAANFAVWFNWQSFYLLNAVMLVLLAWRINPTRAQAVSSQANHPLAYLKPLKQANLLSLYGAVFCMFFCFAALLNYLPFILSNDYQISDPRLIGWVYTGYLIGACLSLSTPLLSKLSTSMWQILSGLFALYCLTILGMLWHHFWLFLVLFTVFCACMFMIHASAAPLANQLSKAEATVTNGAYVSFYYCGGALGSYLPGIIYQRWGLVYFLLTLLFVCSGGLLLVWRNYCQTEPEKASLIHKSS
- a CDS encoding DUF2058 domain-containing protein; protein product: MGSLQDQLLKAGLTTEHKAKIAKSEKRKSQKKKKKKGATSDVSDLQKHIEQTKQAQQQKAEEQNKAKQAELKEREQVARVKQILEHHNQEEIRGNVTFNFTYESKVKELDVNAQTQQALAKGRLAICVLEGQFYVLQDEPARKIAEVDEKYIVFHVEDGQSDKDEDDPYADFEVPDDLIW
- a CDS encoding c-type cytochrome, producing MSKMKQLMLASGLAVAALSAGTASAADGKALYTAKMCQTCHGAEGKAPIMPLYPKLAGQNKEYLLAQMKDIKSGARSNGMSAAMKAMTANVSDAELEAIADYLSKL